Proteins from a single region of Starkeya sp. ORNL1:
- the epmA gene encoding EF-P lysine aminoacylase EpmA, protein MNVPASPWWDPGQYADRRPFLLARGRITAAVRDFFTGQGFVEAETPILQVSPGNETHLHAFATSLIAPDGTAQPRYLHTSPEFTAKKLLAAGEERLFVLARVFRNGERTGLHHPEFTMLEWYRASETYDALMADCSALLRAAAEAVGTRMFRFRDLAADPFAEPERLTVTQAFERYASIDLAASLGPDGRTDRDVLWRAASAAGIRVAPDDVWADVFTRVMVEKIEPFLGIGRATILTEYPISEAALARPKPGDPRFAERFELYVCGVELANAFGELTDAAEQRRRFLAWMGEKQRIYGERYPIDEEFLTALESMPEASGIALGLDRLVMLATGASRIEQVLWAPVAP, encoded by the coding sequence ATGAACGTTCCAGCCTCGCCCTGGTGGGATCCCGGTCAATATGCCGACCGCCGGCCCTTCCTGCTGGCACGGGGGCGCATCACTGCGGCGGTGCGGGATTTCTTCACGGGACAGGGGTTTGTCGAGGCGGAGACGCCCATTCTCCAGGTCTCGCCCGGCAACGAGACGCATCTGCATGCCTTCGCGACCTCGCTGATCGCGCCCGATGGCACGGCGCAGCCGCGCTATCTTCACACCTCGCCGGAATTCACCGCCAAGAAACTGCTGGCGGCGGGGGAGGAGCGGCTGTTCGTGCTCGCCCGCGTGTTCCGCAATGGCGAGCGGACCGGATTGCACCATCCCGAATTCACCATGCTGGAATGGTATCGGGCGAGCGAGACCTATGACGCGCTGATGGCGGACTGCTCCGCCTTGCTGCGCGCCGCTGCCGAAGCGGTGGGAACTCGCATGTTCCGGTTTCGCGATCTGGCTGCTGATCCGTTCGCGGAGCCGGAGCGGCTGACGGTCACGCAGGCTTTCGAACGTTATGCCAGCATCGATCTTGCGGCGAGCCTAGGCCCGGATGGCCGGACCGATCGCGACGTGCTGTGGCGTGCCGCAAGCGCTGCGGGCATCCGGGTGGCGCCGGACGACGTCTGGGCCGACGTTTTCACCCGGGTGATGGTGGAGAAGATCGAGCCGTTCCTCGGCATCGGCCGGGCGACGATCCTCACCGAATACCCGATCTCGGAGGCCGCGCTGGCGCGGCCGAAGCCCGGCGATCCGCGCTTTGCCGAGCGTTTCGAGCTCTATGTCTGCGGTGTCGAGTTGGCGAACGCGTTCGGCGAACTGACCGACGCCGCCGAGCAGCGCCGCCGTTTCCTCGCCTGGATGGGCGAGAAGCAGCGCATTTATGGCGAGCGCTACCCGATCGACGAGGAGTTCCTCACCGCGCTGGAATCGATGCCGGAGGCTTCCGGCATCGCGCTCGGGCTCGACCGCCTCGTCATGCTGGCGACCGGTGCAAGCCGGATCGAGCAGGTGCTTTGGGCGCCGGTGGCGCCTTAA
- a CDS encoding uracil-DNA glycosylase, with translation MFAADAGPVAGAGTEPTRDCPRCPRLVAFREQWRAVEHDWHNAPVPSFGNADARLLIVGLAPGLRGANRTGRPFTGDYAGDLLYSTLIQYGFADGHFEARADDSLRLIGTRITNAVRCVPPENKPTTDEMKTCRPFLHATIAGMLQLQAIVALGKIAHDQVLAAHGERLSRFKFAHGAAHEIGGLRLFDSYHCSRYNTNTGVLTPAMFHTVFAAVKAHLA, from the coding sequence ATGTTCGCTGCCGACGCTGGTCCCGTTGCGGGCGCCGGCACCGAGCCGACGCGCGACTGCCCGCGCTGCCCGCGGCTCGTGGCCTTCCGCGAGCAATGGCGTGCCGTCGAGCATGACTGGCACAATGCGCCGGTGCCGTCCTTCGGTAACGCGGATGCGCGCCTGCTGATCGTCGGCCTCGCGCCCGGCTTGCGCGGCGCCAACCGCACCGGCCGGCCGTTCACCGGTGACTATGCCGGCGACCTGCTCTATTCGACGCTGATCCAATACGGCTTTGCCGATGGCCACTTCGAAGCGCGGGCGGACGATAGTCTGCGCCTCATCGGCACCCGCATCACCAATGCAGTGCGTTGCGTGCCGCCGGAGAACAAGCCGACCACCGACGAGATGAAGACCTGCCGGCCGTTCCTACACGCCACCATAGCCGGCATGCTACAGCTGCAAGCGATAGTTGCACTTGGAAAGATTGCGCACGATCAGGTGCTGGCGGCACATGGCGAGAGGCTGTCGCGGTTCAAGTTTGCACACGGCGCGGCGCACGAGATCGGCGGGCTCCGGCTTTTCGACAGCTACCATTGCTCCCGCTACAACACGAACACCGGCGTGCTGACGCCGGCGATGTTCCACACGGTGTTTGCCGCGGTGAAGGCGCATCTCGCTTAA